The Rhododendron vialii isolate Sample 1 chromosome 3a, ASM3025357v1 nucleotide sequence GCAGATACATCTCCTTGATTAGCCTTGTTCCCATTATATGAGGGTTGAACTACGAGCTGCAATCTGGATAAGAACCGCTATACTGTGTACCATATATGGCAGCCTTTGCTAGATTTGTCAAGTGTTTGGTTTATTTCATACACATATTCAAATTTTAGCTTGAGCTAAAGATATCAGAAACAAGTTTCTTATTTTCTGCACTGTATTGCCTATAGAAAACTTTGAGAATTTACTGTTTCTACAAGAGATTTCTTAAATCAAAGTTGGTGTAGCCTAGTTTTCAAGATTATTTCGCTTTCCAACTTGCTGTTGTGATCCCTCATCCCAGTAACAATATACATTGATGCTTTCATCCTTCCTCACCCGGTATCACTCCTGATGGCTTTTGCAGACAAACCGTACACTTAACACATGATATTTCCATCATAAGACTTCATAAGCTTCTtattaccaaaataaaataaaataaaataaaaggctTCACAAGCTTCttgtatttgatttttcttCATTAACCATTACCTGTCTTTGACCTACTTTTAATTGGATTAGTTCCATTTCCATTGGCAGCACGATAGTGTATATTGTCCTTGCTATACTCTGCAGTTTAGTTCAATTGCTTTACGTTATAGTGCTCTGGATTGTTCTATATGAAAATTAGTTTGATTAGATTGTGTTTTTCAGCTGGGGTATGTAGTActaacttgaaagatgaggcaGTACTGTTgcttgaatttgatttttcttatcAGTGGGGGTaaagttcaatttttcattGTAGTGTCTAACTTTAAGGGCTACCCTTAGAATTTCCTTTGGTCTGTTGTGTGACCCTCTTGTTAGTCATGTTCATTTCAGATTTTCATGCATTGAGGTTGTGATTGACGAGGAGATTGAGATAGTTAAGAAGTTCCTGGGAAGGTATGCAGAATGCTTGCAAATACTCTGAAGTATGATGAACTGAACAGAGGAGTTCAAACCTGAGGGTCTTTTGGAGTACTACAGTTCATTGGCCCTGATCACCCCCACGACCATCTTATTAGGCGATGGTTTTGGCCCGGAATCACTCCCATAATCATCTTTATTAGGCTATGGTTTATCCTAAGAGTAACTAATTCACAGAGCAGAAGCTTTCTTAGAATGTAACTTGTGAGCATGATTGCATCCATCGTACATACTACATATGTGTATAAATACGTATGTATGTGGGTATTTATGTAACTCTGTACATATAAGACCATAGTTTGTTTGCTTCGAGATGATACCTTGTTGAGAAGTAACTGCACTTGCTTTTAGGAAAGGAAATAGAAACTGTTTGCTGTAAATTCGTATAATATGGCTTATAACAAACTGATGCATGGTAGTATATGGTGGGAGTGCATGTATTCCTCGGTTacacatttgttttttgttggggCTTCGTTTTCCTGAATGGTGGAAGGTGGTTCCTTTTCACCCACGTGAGAAGGGTGTACGTGGTAGTCAAGAATAGGCTGGAACTAGACCGTTAGAGATACGCAGATTTTTCCACAACTAGGTTTCCTATTTGATCCGTTTTGGCACCCAAATTTTCGAACATTTGGCAAATTTAGGCGTCAAGTTGGTGGATTAGATCAACTTCTATAGTTGTGACTCAGTATATTCGGCAAATCATCATTCCTTTTCTTTACATGCATGTTATGACTCCAAGAAAGTGTTGACATTAGTGGTGCACGAGTTGTATGATCTGGACGGCTGAATTGGTTTTTCCATCTACAGAGTGATTCTCACTGTTATTTGACCTTTTGTTTACCCAGCCAGTTTGGTGAACATTTGGAGATCATGGGTGATGCAATTGATTTAACTGGCGATGGAGGTGTCATCAAGACAATTGTAAGGCGTGCCAAACCTGATGCAATTGCTCCAACAGATAGCCTTCCTCTTGTTGATGGTATCCCTCATGTTACTAGTGTTCATGATTTTTTCTAGCTTGATTTCTACGAAAATGTTTAACTGTTAGTCTACAAGCTGTATTTCTTGCTGGTTTTCACCCTTTTAGTTGCACATGGGATTGGCTTAGTTCATTTAGAAGCTTTAATATCTTACTGTTTTAcatgttttaatttttctttcactATTTCAAGATTTACTTTGGCCTTATTCATTTAATAAATGGACCCACTTTAGGCTGGTAGGACGTAGGAACTTAGGGTAGTCTAGGGCTGCATTTCTGGCCGGTTATTGGGTATGATCAAGCCTGCCCAAGCTCGACCAGCCTGCGCATCACTTGTTGAACTCCGGTTACGTTCGAGTAGCCAGAAATGTCAAGGCGGGACGATCCTGAAAGTCATTTTATTGAAATTCCTTTTTGGATTGTTAATGTGTTATGTGTCTACGACTCTACGTATAGAAACATAGAACAGATGATGGTTTTCTGAGTGTTCATTTGAAATTCCGCAAGTAAGAAGTACACATGAAATGGAATGCCAGTGCAAAATAACTTGTACTCAATTGTCAAAAAGTAGAGACATTCATCCGTGCATAAATGTATACGTAACTTATATCAAGCAATGTTAGGTATCTCTATTAAGCATCATTTTTTTAGTCACATATATATAATGCAACTCGGGCTTGAGTTGTATGAAACCTCTGCCAAGCCCTTCCTAATTTTTGTTCATGCTCCAAAATTTTATTGCATGTCTGCACTTATTATCCAAAAGTTTTCAGGGTTGGGTCTGGTTTCCCAGCCCAAGTTGCACCCATAGACAGTACAATAGCTGGATGTCTCTTTCGCAACCAAATCATTTGCATGTACAGATACCTATGCAAAAGCAAAAGGCATCAAGTAATGGAAGGTGTTGAAGACCCCtgactagtattttttttgtttgttttgttactGAGAATAGCTTGTCTTGAGGTGAGCTATGAGTTATAGCAAAATTGGACTACAGCTGCGCAGAGTCATTTTAAGGAGGTGTATGTTCAGCGAACTTTACAGATttataactttttaaaaatttctcaatTGAAACAAAAGCGTTTCCATGTAAATATAGTTTTAAGGATAGGTTGGTTCCATGTATGATCTACTTCAGCTATAGCAATCATATGCTTCACCTTAGAGTGCAATGTAGGTCAGAGCAGTGGTGTCAAGAGTTGGAACTACCAAGGGTCAAGTTAGGTCCGAGGGATAGTAAGAAACCAATGTGGTATGTGGAGGAACATGCAATGGGTATTATAGAAACTGTGCAGAATTCCTACAGAAACTTTTAATTGAGTGATGCTGGCATTGCAAACTATAGGAGAACGTTGGGGAAGGTTGTGGGGGTTTATCAATCCTTTGATGGGTTTGATATACTTTGCTGCCTCATCAAGTTTTTGCTTTAATTGTCAACCAAAGATCTTCAAGTTGTCACAGAGCTGACAGGTGTTTCAATTTGACAATCAAAATGCTGCATATAGTGTGTTCGGCCAAGCTCTAGATCATGGAACTGGTGGTCCCTTTGTCCATGGTTTGTTGGAGGCAACCTACATCAACTTggcttttagatttttttttttcccttttacttGCTTGGATGGTTAGaatggtttttcttttcattttagcTTTAATGCGTATTTGAGTCCTACGAGGTTGGGCGTGTCTGCTAGAACTTAAGTGATCACTTGTTGTCACATAATCACCTTTTTAAGTGGCTTGAAAAGTGGGACTTCCAAATGACTCATGAGCGAGACGATGGTTGGGTTGGACTGCACATTACAAGCTTACAACGGAATGGCGGGGCggagggggctattttggctagATACAGTCAATGGAATGTGGCTGCACTCCCCTTTCTCTCTTGGTTTGTGTGCTCTTGTATTTTCTCTGCTGCTTCttcattttgttctttgatTTTCTACAGTCCTTGATTCTCTCTTCCAACCCCTGGTGGTGGCAGTGGATGGTTTGAAGGCTCCCAGCAAGGGCATAGCTAGAACTTAGGTGTAGTGGGGTCAAGTTATGaagattggaagaaaaaatgaTTTGAGGCAAGAAATACATGGACAATTACCTAATTTTAGTTGTGCTACTCGGGTCatctttaaatttttatatGGGCACAAAAGTGTGTAATAACAGGTTAAAAAGGCAAAAGACTGTGGATGTGAGTGGCGGAAGAGTATTTGAGGTTGCCCTCGGGGTCTATGGCAATCACTACAACAGTGCTCGGGaccaccggaggtggaggagaaGAGAGCTCGGGTCTGctgtagagagagaggatggtCAACTAGAGAGTTAAGACTCTGTATCTGTAGGTATTGTGTATGTGTCGTGTGTCTATATCTTTTTCGTGGCATATCAACCATCCTTATATGGAGGCCTCGAAGATGGGCAATCCAGAGAGATGGGCTTGCCAGGGGATGGAGAGGCAGTTGATCATCTACCGGTGTCAGGGGTGGTTGATATAGGAATGGTTGTGGTTATGGTTGTAATGACGGTGGTTGTAGTACTGATGATGGTAGTTGAGGAAGACGTCAGGTGATGTGGGCggcacccctctctctctatggttGGTCAAGGTGGATCTCGCCTCATGGAGGCGAGCCTTGACAATCCCCTCGCTCTAGCCTCCAAGCCACATACCTCCTATAGGTCCCAAACGGGGTACCCAGGCCCTGTTTCCGACATGAGTGTAATGACGGTGGTTGTAGTACTGATGATGGTAGTTGAGGAAGACGTCAGGTGATGTAGGCggcacccctctctctctatggttGGTCAAGGTGGATCTCGCCTCATGGAGGCGAGCCTTGACAATCCCCTCGCTCTAGCCTCCAAGCCACATACCTCCTATAGGTCCCAAACGGGGTACCCAGGCCCTGCTTCCGACATGGGTATAATGAGTCTTTGAAAGTCGCCAGGCTCGTGAGAGCCTTATTTGTTGTTTGGAGAGCGGGCATGTCATTAAGCCTCGTAGTGTCGTATTTTGGAGACTCCACGGAGGAGTTCCCAATATGAAGGTCCATGAAGTCTAGAGTGCTTGCATGGTATGAGGAGTCGTGAATCCGGAGGAGCTCGCTTCTCTTACCCGCAGGGTATTGGGCCCACCGGTAAGTGCCACGTGGTGATCCTCTTCCGGATACCCACTAAGACAAGGCTTGCTCCTTGGGTCATGTGACCTCACTTGCCTCCGGGTGCCTCTACCCATGCTCCTCTCGTGATGGCTGGCTGCACATTATGTGCTGAGGAAGACTCTTGTTGCATGACTGTTAGGTATTACTAAGACCTAACCTATTTGCTCGTCTGGTTTTCACAACCCTTTTCATTCCTCCTTTCCCTTAATTTGTTTGGGTAAATTTGAATCTGCAAATCCAGCTCGTCTAGAATCTATCCAAATCGTAACATCCCTTTTTTACCTTTCTGTTCTGGTCACAGTGAAACATTAAATTTGCTGATTCATATTCCATTTCATTTGGTGGATGATGAACTTTAAGCTTGTAGCAGAATTGAGTTGTATAGTGTAGTCAGTAGTGGAATAACCTTCTCCTTGCTGAATAACTttactccttttcttttctttcttttcttggtgggggggggggggggggggtacttGGTTGTGTTTTAGGGATGCATTGTAAGGTATATTCTGCTTAAGATTATGTGTTCCATTGCTGGAAAGATTGGGAACACAATTACTTCATGGCTGCTTACTGGACTTGTCTTTTTGGCAAACTGGGAAGACCTTAGTCTAAAGGCAAGGCAAGAGTGTTTTGCAACAAAGGGTAGTCGACTTTTCTGATTCATTCTGCAAGATGGTGTAGCCCTAAAGATTTGTGAAAGCGCTCTCTATCAGCATCCCTCAACTGCTAACATCATACTTCTTCATGTTGAACAGTTCATTACGAAGGCATCCTTCCTGAAACTGGTGAAGTTTTTGATACTACACGTGAAGATAATACCGTCTTCACATTTGAAGTTGGAAAAGGCAATGTAATCAAGGGTTGGGACGTTGCATTGAGAACCATGAAGGTTAATGAGAACTGTTTTGATTGGCAAAGCTTTGGTCAAATTATTTCTCAACAGTATATTGAAGTAGTCTTGacattttttcccttcaattcTTCAAAGGTTGGGGAGGTTGCAAAGCTGACTCTGAAGCCAGAATATGCCTATGGCAGTGCAGGTTCTCCTCCTGATATCCCCCCAGAGTAATGTTCCTCCTCTTATCCGTTTGTTTGAAGATGTAACTTAAGagaaaattggcttattgataaaaaaaacaatcactTATAGAACTGGCACGGGGGGACTTTAATCAGGAGATCCTTAAACACAAGGAGAGACTTAACCtagaaaataaataatagtaaattttgtgatattttagtGCGATTTGTCGTGCATACGCAACATATGGAACCTTTGGGCCTTAATAGAACCTACTACATGTGTTAAGTCAGAAAGTTTTCAATTAGCTGCCCAATCTACGCATCTGAAGAACCCTCTGtgaaagggggagagagaatgtagaaaaattatttcccaTGGTTGAGCATTCCACACGCACCCTTTTGTTCTAATCTTTGTTCCATTTGCTACCTGGACTAGTTTTTCCTGgattgaattattatttttgaaatgttttggtttgctttttttttttttattaacgtcTGGTTTGCTTGTTGAGATGGATTATTttaaagatgaaattttgatttACTCGCATTTGTTTTAATTATGTAATGCAGTGCAACACTTGTCTTCGAGGTTGAATTGGTGGCATGCAGACCGCCAAAGGGTTCCAGTTTAAATAGCGTTTCAGATGAGAAGGCTAGGCTACAGTAATTTTCTCTACTTCCATTTTCTCCCATTTAAAATCTTTTGGATACTTATTTCATGTTCTCTTTGCCACGATTTGCTTACTTTGGATTTTGTTCACTATATTAATCAGAGAGTTGAAGAAGCAAAGGGAAATTGCTGCTGCTGTAAaagaggaagagaagaagaggagggaagaagctaaagctgctgctgctgctcgtATCCAAGCCAAGATGGAATCCAAGAAAGGTCAAGGTAAGGGAAAAGGCAAAGCAAAATAGGTCCATCTAACCTTTTTCGTGACACTTAAATATTGCATAGAAACATAAGAAACATGCTATGTCTCAAGTTCTCATTACATTGAAAGGTTAACTTATCAGGCAGTATTTGACCAACATATAAATTTCTGGAATGGAGAAgtttcccaaaaagaaaatttgaaaaactataATAAATCTCTATTATTATGCAGGAATTCTGTTACTGATTGTTCTTCGTCTGAACTTCATATTTATGCTTTTATTTAGTTGAAAAGACGGTTATGGTTAAGATTGGCAGGTTCCAATGTAAACCGAGACGGGGGCAACGTTAAGATTCTAAAGATAATTTGGGAAGTTGGCtgatcaagaaaacaaaaaagataatttGCAAAGTGGAAATTTGCAAAGATGATAAGTTGGCTAAATGTGAAAGATCAcgcttatcaaaaaaatgtgAACGATCACAATCGTGGAGAAGATAGCATAGTCTAAAATTATAGTAAAAGAAGTGTGAGTATGGATCCATTTAGGGCTCAAGTGGGCAGAGTAATTGATCGTCTTTTTCCTATGATGATTTATGAAACAGTGAGATATCATTCTTCCAGGGATGAAATCGGTTCGGTTTGGTCCagtttttgacaaattttgcAACCAAGTCGGTTCATTTAGTTTGGAGTTTTGAAAACCAAAATTGGACCAAACaagtttggttttgctttggtttggtccAGATTTTGACAAATTTTGCAACCAAACCGGTTCATTCAGTTTGGAG carries:
- the LOC131320423 gene encoding peptidyl-prolyl cis-trans isomerase FKBP20-1 translates to MGDAIDLTGDGGVIKTIVRRAKPDAIAPTDSLPLVDVHYEGILPETGEVFDTTREDNTVFTFEVGKGNVIKGWDVALRTMKVGEVAKLTLKPEYAYGSAGSPPDIPPDATLVFEVELVACRPPKGSSLNSVSDEKARLQELKKQREIAAAVKEEEKKRREEAKAAAAARIQAKMESKKGQGKGKGKAK